A DNA window from Halomicrobium mukohataei DSM 12286 contains the following coding sequences:
- a CDS encoding class I SAM-dependent methyltransferase, with product MSADDRLAVVVARDRTQTVIDRLRELDAYDDDRTVQPWDDDSVAVPVTSVPADLAVRDVVRQVGEPRLRDLDDYLRERGWTDAEIDLAPASWAVVGSVVLVDVGDAPRPEEVGAALLQLHGEADTVLSRGPITGEHREPAVEVIAGTGDTETVHREHGTAYALDLAEVMFSPGNKAERSHMGAVVREARERSEPSETGAGAARHATGERERVLDMFAGIGYFTLPMARAGATVTAVERNPVSFRYLIENVQLNEVADRVQPYRADCRDVTPDLAADPVDRIVMGYYEAHEYLDAALPALAPGGVVHMHEATPDGLVFERPIERIEAAAADAGRGVEILDTRRVKSYSEGVAHVVVDARIE from the coding sequence ATGAGCGCAGACGATCGACTGGCCGTCGTCGTCGCCCGCGACCGCACCCAGACGGTCATCGACCGGCTCCGAGAACTGGACGCCTACGACGACGACCGGACGGTCCAGCCGTGGGACGACGACAGCGTCGCCGTCCCGGTGACCAGCGTCCCCGCCGACCTCGCCGTTCGAGACGTGGTCCGTCAGGTCGGCGAGCCGAGGCTCCGCGATCTGGACGACTACCTCCGTGAACGAGGGTGGACCGACGCGGAGATCGACCTGGCACCCGCTTCCTGGGCCGTCGTCGGCAGCGTCGTCCTCGTGGATGTCGGCGACGCGCCACGACCCGAGGAGGTCGGCGCGGCACTCTTACAGCTCCACGGCGAGGCCGACACCGTCCTCTCGCGGGGGCCGATCACCGGCGAACACCGCGAGCCCGCGGTCGAGGTCATCGCCGGCACCGGCGACACCGAGACCGTCCACCGCGAGCACGGGACCGCCTACGCGCTGGACCTCGCCGAGGTGATGTTCTCGCCGGGCAACAAGGCCGAGCGGAGCCACATGGGCGCGGTCGTCCGCGAGGCCCGCGAGCGCAGCGAGCCCTCGGAAACGGGAGCGGGAGCAGCGCGACACGCGACCGGCGAACGCGAGCGGGTGCTCGACATGTTCGCCGGCATCGGCTACTTCACGCTCCCGATGGCCCGCGCCGGGGCGACGGTCACTGCCGTCGAGCGCAACCCCGTTTCCTTCCGGTACCTGATCGAGAACGTCCAGCTCAACGAGGTCGCCGACCGGGTCCAGCCCTACCGGGCCGACTGCCGGGACGTGACTCCGGACCTCGCCGCCGACCCGGTCGACCGGATCGTGATGGGCTACTACGAGGCCCACGAGTATCTCGACGCCGCACTGCCGGCGCTGGCTCCCGGCGGGGTCGTCCACATGCACGAGGCGACGCCCGACGGACTGGTCTTCGAGCGACCGATCGAGCGGATCGAGGCCGCGGCCGCCGACGCGGGCCGGGGCGTCGAGATCCTCGACACTCGCCGGGTCAAAAGCTACAGCGAGGGCGTCGCACACGTCGTCGTCGACGCCCGGATCGAGTGA
- a CDS encoding coiled-coil domain-containing protein encodes MLDRISELSRETVRGEPTIAELGAGPLESLLRDEETTQYVLASTSAIEHTVDGQTTSIEPDDSHGAYVVVTDHRLYALLGDEPTTAMVTLALGGVTQSTFDDGLLRTTLTVRTPAESVVFHPIDAEQAAAAEAYVDRVGSCWSELSTALDDARAGLDALREAIEASETVDRHRQHARARLSKAYHCATQEDDAPTAAMRAQIEPVEDELDRLCAVATADEVETRLEAARSAHEDGDYETAFETLVAAGESLDGASEIDDAIEDRFEALRETHDELAATVLERAEQRCQDALDAATAPERVEAWEDALDRYRAIAAVGWTAAGGVTEEMVRFQLVWVVDRCVDALSTAAAELAAQGDERGEGHADAADYYERALERLRRAEQLSDAHPEAGDSFADRIDALETKAERAQWQWGGED; translated from the coding sequence ATGCTCGACCGAATCAGCGAACTTTCGAGGGAGACCGTCCGGGGGGAACCGACGATCGCGGAGCTCGGTGCCGGGCCGCTCGAATCGCTCCTCAGGGACGAGGAAACCACACAGTACGTCCTGGCAAGCACCAGCGCGATCGAACACACGGTCGACGGGCAAACGACGAGCATCGAGCCCGACGACAGCCACGGTGCGTACGTGGTCGTGACGGACCACCGGCTGTACGCGCTGCTGGGCGACGAGCCGACGACGGCGATGGTGACCCTCGCCCTGGGTGGGGTCACACAGTCGACGTTCGACGACGGGCTGCTACGGACGACACTGACCGTCCGGACTCCGGCGGAGTCCGTCGTCTTCCACCCGATCGACGCCGAGCAGGCCGCGGCCGCCGAGGCGTACGTCGACCGCGTCGGCTCGTGCTGGTCCGAGCTGTCGACGGCACTCGACGACGCACGGGCCGGGCTCGACGCGCTGCGCGAGGCGATCGAGGCGTCGGAAACCGTCGACCGGCACCGACAGCACGCACGCGCCCGGCTCTCGAAGGCCTACCACTGTGCGACCCAGGAGGACGACGCGCCGACGGCGGCGATGCGGGCACAGATCGAGCCCGTCGAAGACGAACTGGACCGGCTCTGTGCAGTGGCGACGGCCGACGAGGTCGAGACGCGACTCGAAGCGGCTCGCAGCGCCCACGAGGACGGCGACTACGAGACCGCCTTCGAGACACTGGTCGCGGCCGGCGAGTCACTCGACGGGGCCAGCGAGATCGACGACGCCATCGAGGACCGCTTCGAAGCGCTCCGTGAGACGCACGACGAACTCGCGGCGACGGTTCTGGAGCGCGCAGAGCAGCGCTGTCAGGACGCGCTCGATGCGGCGACGGCCCCGGAGCGGGTCGAGGCCTGGGAAGACGCGCTCGATCGCTACAGGGCCATCGCCGCCGTCGGGTGGACGGCCGCCGGGGGCGTGACCGAGGAGATGGTTCGGTTCCAGCTGGTCTGGGTGGTCGATCGCTGCGTCGATGCGCTCTCGACGGCGGCCGCCGAACTGGCGGCTCAGGGCGACGAACGGGGCGAGGGACACGCGGACGCCGCCGACTACTACGAGCGAGCGCTCGAACGCCTCCGCCGGGCCGAACAGCTCTCGGACGCACACCCGGAGGCCGGCGACAGCTTCGCGGACAGGATCGACGCGCTCGAAACGAAGGCCGAACGCGCCCAGTGGCAGTGGGGCGGCGAGGACTGA
- a CDS encoding outer membrane protein assembly factor BamB family protein: protein MQRRQFLAATGLTLLGGTTGCVGQLSSPLAPTSDEPITVDETWNQPGGGPGRAYAAAGAGPGGAIESRWRFSDGDSHLEPMAIADDTVFAASSRTVVALDASRGTERWRAAVDSDDDWLAVGPDHLFLPDGWIERDPGTASVTPYPESSPEQDRFVLLEDLFVYVTEDAVVAGRPGADEARWRRHLDRPHSLCGVAGQLVVVATEVGIYGLSLTDGSQQWAREDLWSEASFVAAAGADERVYATTWTRDATVFALDAATGETAWTHEPPTQVTLTADSNHVVLGGLPDVEPMNRVDVLDAAGDRQWVVPTDSNDTTVHVPVLADGVVYAAHVADCFAYDLASGEELWSLSPDGLLPRDLYPLGQPLVAGDGLFLEQDGAVYGFGPA from the coding sequence ATGCAACGCCGCCAGTTCCTCGCCGCGACCGGCCTGACGCTTCTCGGTGGCACCACCGGCTGCGTGGGCCAGCTCTCCAGTCCGCTCGCGCCGACGAGTGACGAACCGATCACCGTCGACGAGACGTGGAATCAGCCCGGTGGCGGGCCGGGCCGCGCGTACGCCGCCGCAGGGGCCGGACCAGGCGGAGCCATCGAGTCGCGGTGGCGGTTCTCGGACGGCGACAGCCACCTCGAACCGATGGCTATCGCAGACGACACGGTGTTCGCAGCCAGCAGTCGCACCGTCGTTGCCCTCGACGCGAGCCGCGGGACGGAACGCTGGCGCGCGGCAGTCGACTCGGACGACGACTGGCTCGCCGTGGGGCCGGACCACCTCTTTCTGCCCGACGGTTGGATCGAACGGGATCCGGGAACGGCCAGTGTGACGCCGTATCCCGAATCGTCGCCGGAACAGGACCGATTCGTCCTCCTGGAGGACCTGTTCGTCTACGTGACAGAGGACGCGGTCGTCGCGGGGCGACCCGGTGCCGACGAGGCGCGGTGGCGGCGGCACCTCGACAGGCCCCACTCGCTGTGTGGCGTCGCCGGGCAGCTGGTCGTGGTCGCCACTGAAGTGGGGATCTACGGCCTCTCACTGACTGACGGCAGCCAGCAGTGGGCACGCGAGGACCTGTGGTCGGAGGCGAGCTTCGTCGCAGCTGCCGGGGCGGACGAGCGCGTCTACGCGACGACGTGGACGCGGGATGCGACCGTCTTCGCGCTCGACGCGGCGACCGGCGAGACGGCCTGGACGCACGAACCACCGACACAGGTCACGCTCACGGCCGATTCGAACCACGTCGTCCTCGGCGGGCTTCCCGATGTCGAACCGATGAACCGCGTCGACGTCCTTGACGCGGCCGGCGATCGCCAGTGGGTCGTACCCACCGACAGCAACGACACGACGGTCCACGTGCCGGTCCTCGCCGACGGCGTCGTCTACGCCGCCCACGTCGCCGACTGCTTCGCTTACGACCTGGCCAGCGGTGAGGAACTGTGGTCACTCTCGCCGGACGGTCTCTTGCCGCGTGATCTCTACCCGCTCGGCCAGCCCCTCGTCGCCGGTGACGGCCTCTTCCTCGAACAGGACGGGGCCGTGTACGGTTTCGGCCCCGCCTGA
- the twy1 gene encoding 4-demethylwyosine synthase TYW1 → MSESDGPKQVDDPDYHSENHTAAQTCGWTANALRGEGKCYKYIFYGIESHRCIQMTPVVKCNERCVFCWRDHAGHAYELGDVQWDDPSAVADASLELQKRLLSGFGGNEKVPRERFEEAMEPRHVAISLDGEPSLYPYLPELIEEFHDRDITTFLVSNGTNPDVLDRCDPTQLYVSVDAPDRKTFDDTVKAVEDSAWDSLIDTLDVLADKDDTRTVIRTTLVKGHNMHHPAWYAAMCQRADADYVEMKAYMHVGHSRGRLDRESMPSHDEVRAFTEEVGGFLPEHDTMKEVEESHVTLLAREDETWVPKLEKSSEFWERDPVVSY, encoded by the coding sequence ATGAGCGAATCGGACGGGCCAAAACAGGTCGACGACCCGGACTACCACAGCGAGAACCACACGGCCGCCCAGACGTGTGGCTGGACCGCCAACGCCCTGCGTGGCGAGGGGAAGTGTTACAAGTACATCTTCTACGGCATCGAGTCCCACCGCTGCATCCAGATGACCCCCGTCGTCAAGTGCAACGAGCGGTGTGTCTTCTGCTGGCGCGACCACGCGGGCCACGCCTACGAACTGGGCGACGTGCAGTGGGACGATCCGTCGGCGGTCGCCGACGCCTCGCTGGAACTCCAGAAGAGACTGCTCTCCGGGTTCGGCGGCAACGAGAAGGTCCCTCGGGAGCGCTTCGAGGAGGCGATGGAGCCCCGTCACGTCGCCATCTCGCTGGACGGCGAGCCGTCGCTGTACCCCTACCTGCCCGAACTCATCGAGGAGTTCCACGACCGGGACATCACCACCTTCCTGGTCTCCAACGGGACCAACCCCGACGTGCTCGACCGCTGTGACCCCACGCAACTGTACGTCTCCGTCGACGCGCCGGACCGCAAGACCTTCGACGACACCGTCAAGGCCGTCGAGGACAGCGCCTGGGACTCGCTGATCGACACCCTCGACGTGCTGGCCGACAAAGACGACACCCGCACCGTGATCCGGACGACGCTCGTCAAGGGCCACAACATGCACCACCCCGCCTGGTACGCCGCGATGTGCCAGCGCGCCGACGCGGACTACGTCGAGATGAAGGCGTACATGCACGTCGGCCACTCCCGCGGGCGACTCGACCGAGAGTCGATGCCCAGCCACGACGAGGTGCGGGCGTTCACCGAGGAGGTCGGCGGGTTCCTCCCCGAGCACGACACCATGAAGGAAGTCGAAGAGTCTCACGTGACGCTACTGGCTCGCGAGGACGAGACCTGGGTGCCGAAACTGGAGAAGAGCAGCGAGTTTTGGGAGCGCGATCCGGTCGTGAGTTACTGA
- a CDS encoding 60S ribosomal export protein NMD3, whose protein sequence is MSRSGAFCPRCGDEIPDHERERPSVAGQHDPDSVLCDGCYFEEFDLVDAPDRIEVRVCAQCGAVHRGNRWVDVGAEDYTDIAVDEVSEALGVHVDAQSVAWQVAPEQVDKNTIRMHAEFSGVIRETPVTEDVVVPVKISRQTCTRCGKIAGGSYASTVQVRADERTPTDDEADRAKEIAHEVVDEMEATGDRDAFVTEISEPEEGVNIKVSTNKIGMKVARQITTELGGTFTDNETLVTEDSDGNEVYRVTYAIRLPRYRPGEVIDPADGDGPVLVRSVQGNLKGTRLATGDPFEASFEDENAPDARRLGSDADAERTTLVAVEDERAVQVLDPETYEAKTIPRPDYLDTDADEVAVLKHREGLHVVPDES, encoded by the coding sequence ATGAGTCGATCCGGAGCCTTCTGCCCGCGCTGTGGCGACGAGATACCGGACCACGAGCGCGAGCGCCCGAGCGTCGCGGGCCAGCACGACCCCGACAGCGTGCTCTGTGACGGCTGCTACTTCGAGGAGTTCGATCTCGTCGACGCGCCGGACCGCATCGAGGTCCGGGTCTGTGCCCAGTGTGGTGCCGTCCACCGGGGCAACCGCTGGGTCGACGTGGGTGCCGAGGACTACACCGACATCGCCGTCGACGAGGTCAGCGAGGCCCTGGGCGTCCACGTCGACGCCCAGTCGGTCGCCTGGCAGGTCGCGCCCGAACAGGTCGACAAGAACACGATCCGGATGCACGCGGAGTTCTCCGGAGTCATCCGGGAGACGCCGGTCACCGAGGACGTGGTCGTCCCGGTCAAGATCAGCCGCCAGACCTGCACGCGCTGTGGCAAGATCGCGGGCGGTTCGTACGCCTCGACGGTGCAGGTGCGGGCCGACGAGCGCACGCCGACCGACGACGAGGCCGACCGCGCCAAGGAGATCGCCCACGAGGTCGTCGACGAGATGGAGGCGACGGGCGACCGGGACGCCTTCGTCACCGAAATCTCCGAGCCCGAGGAGGGGGTCAACATCAAGGTCTCGACCAACAAGATCGGGATGAAAGTCGCCCGCCAGATCACGACCGAGCTGGGCGGGACGTTCACCGACAACGAGACGCTGGTCACCGAGGATTCGGACGGCAACGAGGTGTATCGGGTCACGTACGCGATCCGGCTGCCGCGCTATCGCCCCGGCGAGGTGATCGATCCGGCGGACGGCGACGGTCCGGTGTTGGTCCGCTCGGTGCAGGGCAACCTCAAAGGGACGCGCCTCGCGACGGGCGACCCCTTCGAAGCGTCCTTCGAGGACGAAAACGCCCCCGACGCCCGTCGCCTGGGGAGCGACGCCGACGCCGAACGGACCACTCTCGTCGCCGTCGAGGACGAGCGTGCGGTTCAGGTACTCGACCCCGAGACATACGAGGCCAAGACGATCCCCCGGCCCGACTACCTCGACACCGACGCCGACGAGGTGGCGGTCCTCAAACACCGTGAGGGGCTGCACGTCGTGCCCGACGAGAGCTGA
- a CDS encoding helicase C-terminal domain-containing protein, with amino-acid sequence MDPARIFDEFPAPEYRGNQEEALADIRDAFAAGNDVVLVRAPTGSGKSLLARAIAGCARTAGEAGAEEVIDAYYTTPQVSQLDDVAEDPLLSDLEVIRGKNNYDCILPGETDTPVDQAPCARERKFDCQVKHRCPYFSDRAIASNRPVAAMTLAYFMQTAGSDVFGPRDVVVIDEAHGLGDWAEMYATIELGPETVPVWEDTRPQAVDDLEDAAGYAQRLADVGERRVQELRQQEELTAEEVAERDRLNKLRQDLSWFVEDYRDPESVTTWVVDQPDGEGGSVTIKPLDPEKYLKHTVWGRGHRHALLSATILNKEAFCANVGLDPDNVALVDVGHTFPVEHRPLYDVTQGKMTYEHREETLPKIARIVVRAMQHHPDEKGLVHCHSYAIAEQLDELLVDFGVGSRLRSHDSEDRDGQLTAWKRSDDPDVFLSVKMEEALDLEGDLCRWQVICKAPYPNTRDSRVAQRLEDGQWGWYYRTALRTVIQACGRVVRAPDDHGATYLADSSLLDLFERARVDMPDWFADQVDRMAPPELPAFDPASALGGGGSGGSTDDGAGSGRSRSRSRRRSSKSPMADVWDTE; translated from the coding sequence GTGGATCCCGCCCGTATCTTCGACGAGTTTCCGGCCCCGGAATACCGGGGGAACCAGGAGGAGGCGCTGGCCGACATCCGTGACGCCTTCGCGGCCGGCAACGACGTGGTGCTGGTGCGCGCGCCGACCGGGAGCGGCAAGTCCCTGCTCGCGCGTGCCATCGCCGGCTGTGCCCGGACAGCGGGAGAGGCCGGGGCCGAGGAGGTCATCGACGCCTACTACACGACGCCGCAGGTCTCACAGCTAGACGACGTGGCCGAGGACCCGCTGCTCTCGGATCTCGAAGTGATCCGCGGGAAGAACAACTACGACTGCATCCTGCCGGGCGAGACCGACACGCCGGTCGATCAGGCACCCTGTGCCCGCGAGCGGAAGTTCGACTGTCAGGTGAAACACCGCTGTCCGTACTTCTCCGACCGCGCGATCGCCTCGAACCGGCCGGTCGCGGCGATGACGCTTGCCTACTTCATGCAGACGGCCGGTTCGGACGTGTTCGGCCCGCGCGACGTGGTCGTGATCGACGAGGCCCACGGGCTGGGCGACTGGGCGGAGATGTACGCGACGATCGAACTCGGTCCCGAGACGGTGCCGGTCTGGGAGGACACCAGGCCCCAGGCGGTCGACGATCTGGAAGACGCCGCGGGCTACGCCCAGCGACTCGCCGACGTGGGCGAGCGCCGGGTGCAGGAACTGCGCCAGCAAGAGGAGCTGACCGCCGAGGAAGTCGCAGAGCGCGACCGACTGAACAAACTCCGGCAGGACCTCTCGTGGTTCGTCGAGGACTACCGCGATCCTGAGAGCGTGACGACGTGGGTCGTCGACCAGCCAGACGGCGAGGGCGGGAGCGTGACGATCAAACCGCTGGACCCGGAGAAGTACCTCAAACACACGGTCTGGGGTCGGGGCCACCGCCACGCCCTGCTGTCGGCGACGATCCTCAACAAGGAGGCGTTCTGTGCCAACGTCGGGCTCGATCCGGACAACGTCGCGCTCGTGGACGTGGGCCACACCTTCCCCGTCGAGCACCGGCCGCTGTACGACGTGACCCAGGGGAAGATGACCTACGAACACCGCGAGGAGACGCTGCCGAAGATCGCCCGTATCGTCGTGCGGGCGATGCAACACCACCCCGACGAGAAGGGGCTGGTCCACTGTCACTCCTACGCGATCGCAGAGCAACTGGACGAACTACTGGTCGACTTCGGCGTCGGATCGCGCCTGCGGAGCCACGACAGCGAGGACCGCGACGGGCAACTCACCGCCTGGAAGCGCAGCGACGACCCGGACGTGTTCCTCTCGGTGAAGATGGAAGAGGCGCTGGACCTGGAGGGCGATCTCTGTCGCTGGCAGGTGATCTGCAAGGCACCGTACCCCAACACCCGCGACTCGCGGGTCGCCCAGCGCCTGGAGGACGGCCAGTGGGGGTGGTACTACCGCACGGCGCTTCGGACGGTCATTCAGGCCTGTGGCCGCGTCGTCCGTGCCCCGGACGACCACGGCGCGACCTATCTCGCGGACTCGTCGCTGCTGGACCTGTTCGAACGGGCCCGCGTCGACATGCCCGACTGGTTCGCCGATCAGGTCGATCGGATGGCCCCGCCGGAGCTGCCCGCGTTCGACCCCGCGAGCGCGCTCGGTGGCGGCGGCTCCGGTGGTTCGACCGACGACGGAGCCGGTAGCGGGCGGTCCCGTTCGCGGTCCCGGCGACGCTCCAGTAAGAGCCCGATGGCCGACGTGTGGGACACGGAGTGA
- a CDS encoding TspO/MBR family protein, translating to MSFTDAAPDRFDRRDLRWALASVVLVNVVGGVPAVLGGPESAWFEGLVEPAIYPPGWAFGVVWTVLFTLLGVAVFLVARVGLDERRVRVALGLFVLQFAFNVAWTPVFFALQRPLAALGVIVALAVLIVPTMWAFDRVDRRAAALLVPYLVWVLFAALLNYRFWVLNA from the coding sequence ATGTCGTTCACCGACGCTGCTCCCGATCGGTTCGATCGTCGCGATCTCCGCTGGGCACTGGCGTCCGTCGTCCTCGTCAACGTCGTCGGCGGCGTCCCGGCCGTGCTCGGTGGTCCGGAGTCGGCGTGGTTCGAGGGGCTGGTCGAGCCCGCGATCTATCCGCCGGGCTGGGCCTTCGGCGTCGTCTGGACGGTGCTCTTTACGCTGCTGGGCGTCGCCGTCTTCCTGGTCGCCCGCGTGGGGCTGGACGAGCGTCGCGTCCGGGTCGCACTGGGGCTGTTTGTCCTCCAGTTCGCGTTCAACGTCGCCTGGACGCCGGTCTTTTTCGCGCTCCAGCGACCGCTGGCCGCGCTCGGGGTGATCGTCGCGCTGGCGGTCCTGATCGTCCCGACGATGTGGGCCTTCGATCGCGTCGACCGCCGGGCGGCGGCGCTGCTGGTCCCCTATCTCGTCTGGGTCCTGTTCGCCGCGCTGTTGAACTACCGGTTCTGGGTACTGAACGCCTGA
- a CDS encoding DUF7561 family protein, protein MTTQPCDGCGVEVTIAGGIANIWTQEHTPTGGITLELVDDTEHFLCFDCIDRLPDEDVTADDVAAL, encoded by the coding sequence ATGACAACCCAGCCCTGTGACGGCTGTGGCGTCGAAGTGACCATCGCCGGTGGCATCGCCAACATCTGGACCCAGGAGCACACCCCGACCGGCGGGATCACGCTGGAACTCGTCGACGACACCGAGCACTTCCTCTGTTTCGACTGTATCGACCGGCTCCCCGACGAGGACGTGACCGCCGACGACGTGGCGGCGCTGTAG
- the htpX gene encoding zinc metalloprotease HtpX, translating to MEWQTDWGLRARMILTMFLLFALYIVFVAVMTQTRFFGIAILGMGVFLLGQFFFSDKLALYSMGAREVEPDEYPELHRSIERLSQQADLPKPTVAVADSRVPNAFATGRSKKSSAVCVTTGIMETLDQEELEGVLAHELAHIKNRDVMVMTIASFLSTIAFLVVRWGWLFSGGRDRGGNGGAPVLVAILVSLVVWIVSFLLIRALSRYREYAADRGGASITGNPSALATALMKIDGRMDKVPKEDMRDQAEMNAFFIIPIKSGFVGKLFSTHPSTEQRIDRLQDLERELEQR from the coding sequence ATGGAGTGGCAAACAGACTGGGGTCTCCGCGCTCGCATGATCCTGACGATGTTCCTGCTGTTCGCGCTGTACATCGTCTTCGTCGCGGTGATGACTCAGACTCGCTTCTTCGGTATCGCGATCCTGGGGATGGGCGTGTTCCTGCTGGGACAGTTCTTCTTCAGCGACAAACTGGCGCTGTACTCGATGGGTGCCCGCGAGGTCGAACCCGACGAGTACCCGGAGCTCCATCGCTCGATCGAGCGCCTCTCCCAGCAGGCCGACCTCCCGAAGCCGACGGTCGCCGTCGCCGACTCTCGGGTCCCCAACGCCTTCGCGACCGGCCGCTCGAAGAAGAGTTCGGCCGTCTGCGTGACGACAGGTATCATGGAGACGCTGGATCAGGAGGAACTGGAGGGGGTCCTGGCCCACGAGCTGGCCCACATCAAGAACCGCGACGTGATGGTGATGACCATCGCCTCGTTCCTCTCGACGATCGCCTTCCTCGTCGTCCGGTGGGGCTGGCTGTTCTCGGGCGGGCGGGACCGCGGGGGCAACGGCGGCGCGCCGGTGCTGGTCGCGATCCTCGTCTCGCTCGTGGTGTGGATCGTCTCGTTCCTCCTCATCCGAGCGCTGAGCCGCTACCGGGAGTACGCCGCCGATCGCGGCGGCGCGTCGATCACCGGCAACCCCTCGGCGCTCGCGACGGCGCTGATGAAGATCGACGGCCGAATGGACAAGGTCCCCAAAGAGGACATGCGCGATCAGGCCGAGATGAACGCCTTCTTCATCATCCCGATCAAGTCCGGCTTCGTCGGGAAGCTGTTCAGCACGCACCCCTCGACGGAACAGCGAATCGATCGACTACAGGACCTGGAGCGGGAGCTGGAACAGCGGTAA
- a CDS encoding type IV pilin N-terminal domain-containing protein → MDQTRRALLRAVPLSVTAGLAGCSALSGDDEPATDTATDTPTPEPVLDGDSSATEWLFPPSALERDNYPFVTLHPSAMLEYADALPEARVSNLQSDIGLSGFDTIGSLDGLYQFGQGVAVYDGPFDRDPLVAELTEAGFEEIGATHGFDRYTPDDERLVAVGESDVLLVDLRGGDLSVTADSVAGAALDAVTGEGDRYQDVSDDCATLLDALGTGHVRTGRIGSTALDGDGGVAQGARWRVDSETTAVTAATVFESADATDEDAVASWAAASGPFGETAPATASDGRVVSATADVPTGELGPFELSSSPDAAPQVALDFDYDADAGTVTVTHNGGDSVPATRLELRGDGFAERDSADQSESGLWNGETSGDDETVVAGDSVVVGVTPTYRLFVLYSPESGRGVTLGSSSGPEA, encoded by the coding sequence ATGGATCAGACACGCCGCGCCCTCCTCCGCGCGGTCCCGCTGAGCGTGACGGCCGGGCTCGCCGGCTGTTCGGCCCTCTCTGGCGACGACGAACCGGCGACGGACACGGCGACCGACACCCCGACCCCCGAGCCGGTCCTCGACGGGGACTCGTCGGCCACGGAGTGGCTGTTCCCGCCGTCGGCGCTGGAACGAGACAACTACCCATTCGTCACGCTGCACCCGTCGGCGATGCTCGAATACGCCGACGCGCTGCCCGAGGCGCGAGTCAGCAACCTCCAGTCCGACATCGGGCTGAGCGGCTTCGACACGATCGGCTCGCTCGACGGCCTCTACCAGTTCGGGCAGGGCGTCGCAGTCTACGACGGTCCGTTCGACCGCGATCCCCTCGTCGCGGAACTGACTGAAGCGGGCTTCGAGGAGATCGGGGCCACTCACGGCTTCGACCGCTACACGCCCGACGACGAGCGCCTGGTCGCCGTCGGCGAGAGCGACGTGTTGCTCGTCGACCTCCGCGGTGGCGACCTCTCCGTGACCGCCGACAGCGTCGCCGGAGCGGCCCTGGACGCGGTGACCGGCGAGGGCGACCGCTACCAGGACGTGAGCGACGACTGTGCGACGCTGCTCGACGCGCTCGGGACCGGCCACGTCCGCACCGGCCGGATCGGGTCGACGGCACTCGACGGCGACGGCGGCGTCGCTCAGGGCGCTCGCTGGCGAGTGGACAGCGAGACGACGGCCGTCACCGCCGCGACGGTCTTCGAGAGCGCGGACGCGACGGACGAAGACGCCGTGGCCTCTTGGGCCGCCGCGTCGGGCCCCTTCGGTGAGACCGCGCCAGCGACCGCGAGTGATGGCCGGGTCGTCTCGGCGACGGCCGACGTTCCGACCGGCGAGTTGGGGCCGTTCGAACTCTCCTCGTCGCCCGACGCGGCACCGCAGGTCGCGCTGGACTTCGACTACGACGCCGACGCGGGGACGGTCACCGTCACCCACAACGGCGGCGACAGCGTCCCAGCCACGCGGCTCGAACTCCGGGGCGACGGCTTCGCCGAGCGCGACAGCGCCGACCAGAGCGAGTCCGGACTGTGGAACGGCGAGACCAGCGGTGACGACGAGACGGTCGTCGCCGGTGACAGCGTCGTCGTCGGTGTCACACCGACGTACCGTCTGTTCGTCCTGTACTCGCCCGAGTCCGGCCGCGGCGTGACGCTTGGCTCGTCGAGCGGTCCCGAGGCCTGA